A single window of Malus sylvestris chromosome 5, drMalSylv7.2, whole genome shotgun sequence DNA harbors:
- the LOC126622386 gene encoding protein RTF1 homolog, with protein sequence MAELENLLLEAAGRTSSSGKNRHSHSSARRRHGGSYSDGGSDSRGDDFDDGCGYASGKPSGPQVHLKKRLDPTEIDDEQGSQEECGYNDSGSDRGGDNNESDVGSDLFKDEDDRRKLAEMSELQRANFV encoded by the coding sequence ATGGCAGAATTAGAAAATTTGCTCTTGGAGGCCGCGGGAAGAACAAGTTCATCGGGGAAAAACCGACACTCACATTCATCAGCTAGGAGGAGACATGGAGGTTCATATTCTGATGGAGGAAGTGACTCCAGAGGTGATGATTTTGACGATGGTTGTGGCTATGCAAGCGGGAAGCCCTCTGGACCTCAAGTTCACTTGAAGAAGAGGCTGGACCCAACAGAAATAGACGATGAACAGGGTAGCCAGGAAGAATGTGGTTATAACGATAGTGGTTCGGATCGTGGGGGGGACAACAATGAATCTGATGTTGGCAGTGATCTTTTCAAGGATGAAGATGATAGGCGGAAGCTTGCAGAGATGTCTGAACTTCAAAGAGCTAATTTTGTCTGA